In the Candidatus Binataceae bacterium genome, one interval contains:
- a CDS encoding alpha/beta hydrolase has protein sequence MLDALGEFRVPLEATVLWLHAFTYPWPHAEPGKGKLVMLIPGFLAGDITLAPLANFCRMMGHRVVMSDTWSNSECPREALERLGRRLEKVTDRHHGPMVVVGQSLGGIYARELGHRYPDRIERVITLGSPLGPVRESANLLVQALARSVARVRGKAEGCLSESCSCGLSISNRAPDKVATTVIYSRTDGVVHWQSCVDRSGSPLVENIEVMSSHVGMAVSAEVYKVIASRLVLPAH, from the coding sequence ATGCTGGATGCACTCGGTGAATTTCGGGTGCCTCTGGAAGCCACCGTGCTGTGGCTCCACGCGTTCACCTATCCATGGCCACATGCGGAACCTGGCAAAGGCAAGCTCGTGATGCTCATTCCGGGATTCCTGGCCGGGGACATCACGCTGGCGCCTTTGGCGAACTTCTGCCGCATGATGGGTCATCGCGTAGTAATGTCCGACACCTGGTCGAATTCGGAGTGCCCACGCGAAGCGCTCGAACGGCTGGGACGGCGCCTAGAAAAGGTCACCGATAGGCACCATGGACCTATGGTCGTGGTCGGCCAGAGTCTGGGCGGAATCTATGCGCGCGAGCTCGGGCATCGCTATCCGGATCGCATCGAGCGGGTGATCACGTTGGGCTCGCCGCTCGGACCGGTGCGCGAGTCGGCAAATCTACTGGTGCAGGCACTGGCCCGTTCGGTCGCCAGAGTCAGGGGCAAGGCGGAGGGTTGTCTCAGCGAGTCCTGCTCCTGCGGACTTTCGATCTCGAATCGAGCGCCCGACAAGGTGGCCACCACCGTTATTTACTCGCGCACCGACGGCGTCGTGCATTGGCAGAGCTGTGTCGATCGTAGCGGCTCACCGCTGGTCGAGAATATCGAAGTGATGTCGAGTCACGTCGGCATGGCGGTCAGCGCCGAGGTCTACAAAGTCATTGCCTCGCGGCTGGTGCTCCCGGCCCACTAG
- a CDS encoding Rrf2 family transcriptional regulator — MKFGVGVDYSLKALLMLAERYPGSEPTRVEEIAASQGIPENYLRRLLIELKRGGLVASQKGPSGGYLLARSPARISMADVLEIVEGDYCPVECLEEAGSGQCPKGVPCPMRDVWREVRESVTVILGRATLQSLADKCKTAINYSI, encoded by the coding sequence ATGAAATTCGGCGTAGGGGTCGACTACTCTCTGAAGGCTTTGCTGATGCTGGCAGAGCGGTATCCGGGCTCGGAACCGACTCGGGTCGAGGAGATTGCGGCATCGCAGGGTATTCCGGAGAATTACCTGCGCCGTTTGTTGATCGAGCTGAAAAGGGGCGGTCTGGTTGCCAGCCAAAAGGGGCCGAGCGGTGGTTACCTGTTGGCCCGCAGCCCGGCCCGTATCTCCATGGCAGACGTTCTCGAGATCGTCGAAGGCGACTATTGCCCGGTCGAATGTCTGGAGGAGGCGGGAAGCGGGCAATGTCCCAAGGGTGTGCCCTGTCCGATGCGCGACGTGTGGCGCGAGGTTCGCGAATCGGTCACTGTGATCTTAGGGCGCGCCACCCTGCAATCGCTCGCGGATAAATGCAAGACTGCCATCAACTACAGTATTTAG
- a CDS encoding nitrite/sulfite reductase has translation MPKREPPSWELVLKRNSVERLKHELFPTELSGQWQRLVDTPYEKLPEEDIVRLQWFGMYHDKPKVGTFMMRVKIPSGILSAAGLRAIGEISERYGRDQGELTTRQNIQLHYITLKHAPEIFERLRSAGLTTMGGCGDVVRNITGCPVAGVDHDELFDVTGLVGEAAGFFYGNREYSDLPRKHKITISACRFQCNAPEINCIALVAMVNDGREGFAVRVGGGQSSTPRLSRHLGVFITRDQAIPVLRAIIDTWRSTTEYRISRVKARLKFMIDDYGPDEFRKLVEARLGFALEPLAELPLAAGESDHMGIHEQKQAGLYHVGFPVYLGVMSGRQMRDLAELVEEFGGDIRLTRRQNFIVTRIPAAQLDAVIARVGEIGFPLDANGLYASSIGCIGDPHCNYAVTPTKEKLATIIARLVSDYGDRVAGLKLNLDGCPHACAQHWTGDIGLQGTTSRGANGEPLEAFDIILRGGLGRDAAIGKPVLRRIPSERVEDYVSRLFAGYLAHRAPEESFTRFCVRMPDAELIALAEGTKSSGAEAAA, from the coding sequence ATGCCCAAACGCGAACCTCCATCTTGGGAACTAGTGCTCAAGCGCAACTCGGTTGAGCGCCTGAAACACGAGCTTTTTCCGACCGAACTGAGCGGTCAGTGGCAACGCCTGGTCGACACGCCCTACGAAAAACTTCCCGAAGAGGACATCGTCCGTCTGCAATGGTTCGGGATGTATCACGACAAGCCCAAGGTCGGCACCTTTATGATGCGGGTCAAGATCCCCAGCGGGATCCTCTCTGCCGCCGGGCTGCGTGCGATTGGCGAGATTTCCGAACGCTACGGGCGCGATCAGGGTGAACTGACCACCCGTCAGAACATTCAGCTTCACTACATTACTCTCAAGCATGCCCCCGAGATCTTCGAGCGGCTCAGGTCGGCCGGGCTTACGACGATGGGCGGATGTGGCGACGTGGTTCGCAATATCACGGGCTGCCCGGTCGCGGGAGTCGATCATGATGAACTCTTCGATGTGACCGGACTGGTCGGTGAGGCGGCCGGCTTTTTCTACGGAAACCGCGAATACTCGGACCTCCCACGCAAGCACAAGATCACTATTTCGGCCTGCCGCTTTCAGTGCAACGCGCCCGAGATCAACTGCATCGCGCTGGTGGCGATGGTGAACGATGGGCGCGAGGGATTTGCGGTCCGGGTCGGCGGCGGCCAATCCTCGACCCCTCGCCTGTCACGGCACCTGGGCGTGTTTATCACCCGCGACCAGGCGATCCCGGTGCTACGCGCGATTATCGACACCTGGCGCTCGACCACCGAGTACCGCATCTCGCGCGTGAAAGCGCGGCTCAAGTTCATGATCGACGACTACGGGCCGGACGAGTTTCGCAAACTGGTCGAAGCTCGCCTCGGTTTCGCGCTCGAACCGCTTGCCGAGCTTCCGCTGGCTGCCGGCGAAAGCGACCACATGGGCATCCACGAGCAGAAGCAGGCGGGACTGTACCACGTTGGCTTTCCTGTCTATCTCGGAGTGATGAGCGGGCGACAGATGCGCGACCTGGCGGAGCTCGTCGAGGAATTTGGCGGCGACATCCGCCTCACGCGCCGGCAGAATTTTATTGTGACCAGGATTCCGGCCGCGCAGCTCGATGCGGTCATTGCGCGGGTTGGCGAGATCGGATTTCCGCTCGATGCCAACGGGCTGTATGCCTCGTCGATCGGTTGCATCGGCGATCCGCATTGCAACTACGCGGTCACTCCGACCAAGGAAAAGCTCGCGACCATCATCGCTCGGCTGGTTAGCGACTATGGCGACCGGGTCGCCGGGCTCAAGCTCAATCTCGACGGGTGCCCGCACGCCTGCGCGCAGCATTGGACCGGCGACATCGGATTGCAGGGCACCACCAGCCGCGGGGCCAATGGCGAGCCGCTGGAAGCTTTCGACATAATCCTTCGCGGCGGACTTGGACGTGATGCGGCGATCGGCAAGCCGGTGCTGCGCCGGATTCCGTCCGAGCGAGTTGAAGACTACGTGTCGCGCCTTTTTGCCGGGTATCTCGCGCACCGCGCTCCCGAGGAGTCGTTCACCCGCTTCTGCGTGCGGATGCCCGACGCAGAACTGATAGCGCTAGCGGAAGGAACCAAATCGAGCGGCGCCGAAGCTGCGGCCTGA
- a CDS encoding phosphoadenylyl-sulfate reductase, producing MEPELEFPKPSILMDELEAGEIAVELDDHTPQEVLSWALDRFGRELAICSSFQAEGCALIDMAHRIDPGVRVFTIDTGRTPQETYDLIDKVRARYGIRVETFMPDTEVVQKMVTRHGNNLFHHDVNLRLLCCQVRKVLPLRRALMNYSAWVTGLRRDQWATRSNIRKIEVDHDHGGITKIAPLADWTDEEVWDYIRANDVPYNSLYDKGYQSIGCAPCTRAVGEGQDPRSGRWWWETGAPKECGMHCAIETGGFEHELAALLGAKNGAPHKS from the coding sequence GTGGAACCAGAACTCGAATTTCCCAAGCCAAGCATCCTGATGGATGAGCTCGAAGCAGGCGAAATCGCAGTCGAGCTTGACGATCACACGCCCCAGGAGGTCCTCAGCTGGGCGCTAGACCGCTTTGGACGGGAGCTGGCGATTTGTTCCAGTTTCCAGGCCGAGGGCTGCGCGCTCATCGACATGGCCCATCGCATCGATCCCGGGGTTCGGGTATTCACCATCGACACCGGGCGTACGCCTCAGGAAACCTATGATCTGATCGATAAGGTTCGCGCGCGCTACGGCATCCGCGTCGAGACCTTCATGCCGGACACCGAAGTGGTTCAGAAGATGGTCACCCGGCACGGGAACAATCTTTTCCACCACGACGTGAACCTGCGCCTGCTGTGTTGCCAGGTGCGCAAGGTGCTGCCGCTGCGCCGCGCGCTGATGAACTACAGCGCGTGGGTGACCGGTCTGAGGCGCGATCAGTGGGCAACGCGCTCCAATATCCGCAAGATCGAGGTGGACCACGATCACGGCGGTATCACCAAGATCGCGCCGCTCGCCGATTGGACCGACGAGGAAGTGTGGGACTATATACGGGCCAACGACGTCCCGTACAACAGTCTCTACGACAAAGGCTACCAGTCGATTGGCTGTGCGCCCTGCACGCGTGCGGTCGGCGAGGGTCAGGACCCCCGCTCCGGCCGCTGGTGGTGGGAGACCGGCGCGCCGAAGGAATGCGGGATGCACTGCGCAATCGAGACCGGCGGGTTCGAGCATGAGCTCGCCGCTCTGCTCGGTGCGAAAAACGGTGCTCCGCACAAATCGTGA